The DNA window caaaatatcctctatttaaaaaatatatataccccTAATGTATTTTTACCCAAAATAACCCCCAAATAAATCGATTTCAATAACATctatcaaacaaggttattgAAAATACATGGCCTAAGATTGTTTTGGTGAAATTTTCTAACCAAATGTTTCTGGATTTTCCTCAGGGTGGACAAACTGAGAGTTCTCCTTATGTATATTACAATCCTAGCTATGGTTATGCACAGTCCCCTTATAACCCCTATAACCCTTACATTCCTGGTGCGTCAATCGGAGTTGATGGCACAGTTATGGGTGCACAGCAATATTACACCTTCCCTGCTTACGAGAATCATGTGTCTTTGCCTGCTTATTACCCCATGGTGGTTCAGCCTGGATCAGATGCTTTCCCAAACATTGGGACAGATACCAATCCTAATTCTAGTTTGTTTGCTTATGGAGGTGATGCCCCAGGTTCAAAACCTAACCTTTCTTCAGCGTCTTCAAACTTATCCATGAGATCACAAAAACCAGCCTCGAATCATGCACGCGATGTTACTAGAAGAATGGAAGGTCCTAGAGCTAATGCAGGGCCTAGTAAGCAGCCCATGGTAAATGGAAATGTTGGTTCCAGCAATCTAACAAATTTGTCTCCATCTCAAACTTTTCAGGTATCCCTCTCTTATCTTATGTTATTCACAAATAGTGTTTTGTACTttaagccttgtttgatgtaggttattgaaaattagGTTTATAGTGGTATACATATAtaacaaacttaaaaaaaatagaattgagGCTATTTAGATTGTTGTTTGGATGgtaggttatttgaaattaatctggAATGACCcacacatcaaacaaggcccaagtGTCGTGTCTTTTCTAGATTTCTCAGCGATTTCTGTCTTTTCAGGGTAGAGATACTCATAGTGTGGAGCCTATACCAAATGGGAGGCCTTTGCCTAGTCGTAATCAGCTAAAAGTTTCTTTATCTACTGAAAACGGTTTCTCTAACTTTGGAGCGAGTGCATATGGGCGGGCTGCAGCAACAGCCAAGGTTCGACCAAAACTTAATTTCGAAAGTCCTGCAAATGAAACAATTGGAATCCCAAATGCAATAACTGAGCAAAATATGGGCCTTAGAACAGACAAATCAAAAGCTCCGCATTTGGCTGTTAAAGCATACACAAGCAAGGCAGGAGAGACTGATGCCAAGGGAAATATCATTATTCAGAAGGATGAATATAACAAGGATGATTTTCAGGTGGATTATATACATGCAAAGTTCTTTGTTATAAAATCATACAGTGAGGATGATGTGCATAAGAGCATCAAATACAAAGTTTGGTCTTCCACACCTAATGGAAACAAGAAGTTGGAGATTTCATTTCAAGATGCTGAGAGAATAGCTTCGGGACATCCCAGAGGATGTCctgtttttctctttttctctgTAAGCCGATTATTTTctatattctatttatatattattatgaatttgGCCACAAAATATAGCTTTCTGGTTTCATTATGGGTGCAGGTCAATGCTAGTGGTCAATTCTGTGGTTTAGCTGAGATGATTGGTCATGTTGACTTCAACAGGGATATGGACTTCTGGCAGCAAGATAAATGGAATGGAAGCTTTCCTGTAAAATGGCATTTTATAAAAGACATACCAAACCCTAACTTCCGTCACATTATATTGGAGAACAACGAGAATAAGCCAGTTACTAATAGCCGAGATACCCAAGAGGTTTGTGTGGCTTTAGTTATCATCCCTTTTATGAATTTTGTAATTCACTTATTCTCTTTCAAATTTTCCCTGATTATCCATTTTATACTTCATTGGATACCTTTGTGAAGAAAATTCAACCTAGGAGGTGTTAGAAGATTAAAAATGTATAGCTTGTCTTGTAACACTTATTATACTATTGCAGATAAGATTCAAGCAAGGCATTGAGATGctaaagattttcaaaaaatattccTCAAAGACGTCATTACTGGACGATTTTATGTACTACGAAAATAGGCAGAGAATTATGCAGCAAGAGAAGTCTAGGATGCTTATCAAAAGCTTTGGACCTCCATTCCTTTCGCCTGGCTTAGATTCTCCGAGGAAGATAAGCTCTCTGCTTGCTGTACCTTCTTCTTCTGATGAAGTCATGAACATTGCAACATCCAACAACACAAATGTAGGGACATCTCTGGGTGAGCGTGTTCCATCATCTAATGCTGATGTTACAAGTTCAGGCGGCGTCGATGACAATGCTATAGAAAAAGGCAATTCTACTAAAACAGATGGTAAATTATCCTCTCCGAAGATTGGTTTACTTAACCTCGGTTCTAAAGAGGCAGATGCTAGTAATGCTTTAAAGGATGTAGCAACTGGGCCTATAATTCTCACCGTTGGATCCATGCCTGTAAAAGTTAACGGTTTGGTTGAATCCCGAGGGATTCTAAGAGTTGGTAGCATACCTATCCACACTAAATCTCAAGAAGTTGGTAAGTCCGATGGTAAAGAGTGAGTCGGAGTAGAAAGTTGTTTCTTTTTGGAGCGTATAAAACAAAACAAGGATGTATCGTCATTGAGATTCCTTTTCTTGGTAATTTGGAAGCAGTAAGCGGTGGATCCTCATACTTGATAGAAATATGTCATCAAAAACACACCCAAATCTAGaatttgtgtttcttttttcttttcctttttttggGTGAAATTTAATTACTAATGGTATTTTGGTCCTTTTGATGTGGAGATGGTGGTGGGTAGATATGATTGACTAATGATACTTGTTCAGCAGATTatgctgctgctgctgttgtGCAGACATGTCTTCTtcttttgtaattgtgtttcAGTTTCCTTCCTTTGATGATGGATAATCAAATTATGTTCTATTTTATAGTAAAGTTGCCAATGccatttttatcaatttttaaggaTCTTTATGGCTCCGAAGCATGGATGTTT is part of the Impatiens glandulifera chromosome 1, dImpGla2.1, whole genome shotgun sequence genome and encodes:
- the LOC124918785 gene encoding YTH domain-containing protein ECT4 is translated as MDMYDVSTLGSTEVYMIPGAGTLPTLSGPSTQQLETMYGEGGITPEFAIEQGFYYPAATNYGYICTGIESPADWDDHQRIFGLDGQEVQYVGGQTESSPYVYYNPSYGYAQSPYNPYNPYIPGASIGVDGTVMGAQQYYTFPAYENHVSLPAYYPMVVQPGSDAFPNIGTDTNPNSSLFAYGGDAPGSKPNLSSASSNLSMRSQKPASNHARDVTRRMEGPRANAGPSKQPMVNGNVGSSNLTNLSPSQTFQGRDTHSVEPIPNGRPLPSRNQLKVSLSTENGFSNFGASAYGRAAATAKVRPKLNFESPANETIGIPNAITEQNMGLRTDKSKAPHLAVKAYTSKAGETDAKGNIIIQKDEYNKDDFQVDYIHAKFFVIKSYSEDDVHKSIKYKVWSSTPNGNKKLEISFQDAERIASGHPRGCPVFLFFSVNASGQFCGLAEMIGHVDFNRDMDFWQQDKWNGSFPVKWHFIKDIPNPNFRHIILENNENKPVTNSRDTQEIRFKQGIEMLKIFKKYSSKTSLLDDFMYYENRQRIMQQEKSRMLIKSFGPPFLSPGLDSPRKISSLLAVPSSSDEVMNIATSNNTNVGTSLGERVPSSNADVTSSGGVDDNAIEKGNSTKTDGKLSSPKIGLLNLGSKEADASNALKDVATGPIILTVGSMPVKVNGLVESRGILRVGSIPIHTKSQEVGKSDGKE